In the Solibacillus sp. FSL K6-1523 genome, one interval contains:
- the trmB gene encoding tRNA (guanosine(46)-N7)-methyltransferase TrmB, with amino-acid sequence MRLRHKPWAVEFIDAHTDVVIPNPEAHKTKWREVFGNDNPVHIEVGTGKGQFVLGMALQNPDINYIGIELFDSVIVCALEKVIEAEKPANLRLLKVNGEKLEEFFEKGDVNRVYLNFSDPWPKARHAKRRLTHEGFLKLYENVLIDNGEIHFKTDNRGLFEYSLVSMNEYGMALNYVSLDLHAEMPEDNVMTEYEEKFSSLGQPIYRLECQFKLNK; translated from the coding sequence GTGAGATTAAGACATAAACCATGGGCAGTAGAATTTATTGATGCACATACAGATGTGGTAATTCCAAACCCAGAAGCACATAAAACAAAATGGCGTGAAGTATTCGGAAATGATAATCCTGTTCATATCGAAGTAGGAACAGGGAAAGGGCAATTTGTTCTAGGAATGGCCCTGCAAAATCCAGATATTAACTATATTGGTATCGAATTATTCGATAGTGTCATTGTGTGCGCATTAGAAAAAGTAATTGAGGCCGAAAAGCCAGCCAATTTACGCTTATTAAAAGTAAATGGTGAAAAATTAGAAGAGTTTTTTGAAAAAGGCGATGTCAATCGTGTGTACTTGAATTTCTCGGATCCTTGGCCAAAAGCGCGCCATGCAAAACGTCGCTTAACGCATGAAGGCTTCCTGAAATTATATGAAAATGTTTTAATTGATAATGGTGAAATTCACTTTAAAACGGATAACCGTGGTCTTTTTGAATATTCATTAGTTAGTATGAATGAGTATGGCATGGCATTAAATTATGTATCATTAGATTTACATGCTGAAATGCCAGAGGACAATGTAATGACAGAGTATGAAGAGAAGTTTTCTTCATTAGGTCAGCCAATTTATCGATTAGAATGTCAGTTCAAATTGAATAAATAA
- a CDS encoding DUF84 family protein, with amino-acid sequence MKIAIGTKNKAKVGAVEAIVSQYFSAVQFEYIDVASEVSVQPFSNEETRQGAINRARNALIATQADIGFGLEGGVEEIDGVMYCCNWGAVALKDGTILSSAGAQFALPEKIAIELRSGKELGPVMDVYTNEKDIRQHAGAIGIFTNGLIDRKEMFEQIVKLLIGQILFHERTK; translated from the coding sequence ATGAAAATTGCAATTGGTACAAAAAATAAGGCGAAAGTTGGTGCAGTAGAAGCGATCGTTTCACAATACTTTTCGGCTGTTCAATTTGAGTATATAGATGTTGCCTCTGAAGTATCGGTACAACCCTTTTCGAATGAGGAGACGAGACAAGGAGCAATTAATCGCGCGCGCAATGCACTGATAGCAACACAAGCAGATATTGGTTTTGGTTTAGAAGGTGGGGTAGAAGAAATTGATGGCGTGATGTATTGCTGTAATTGGGGAGCAGTTGCGTTAAAAGACGGAACAATTTTATCAAGTGCGGGCGCACAATTTGCATTACCTGAAAAAATTGCGATTGAATTACGCAGTGGTAAGGAACTTGGTCCGGTCATGGACGTCTATACAAATGAGAAGGATATAAGACAACATGCAGGAGCCATTGGAATTTTCACAAATGGTTTAATTGATCGTAAAGAGATGTTTGAACAAATTGTGAAGCTTCTAATCGGACAAATTTTATTTCATGAACGAACGAAATAA
- a CDS encoding DUF1444 domain-containing protein: protein MESPQLVAQIKERLGEATYSFTFDEKHDKLRLDHKVIGKGMDISLAGILAKYETKKEQAIDEIIYTIKQTFLAMEREQKEGFSGLAAVNPIIRSTSFPLKSNEGHAFITTDHTAETRVYYALDLGTTYRLIDESMLPKLAVTGEQIREAARFSVKKLPTSFKRDEVSGNVYYFLNHNDGYDASRILNEGFLQEMAQQIEGEMTVSVPHQDVLIIGDIRNEVGYDVLAQMTMHFFTVGAVPITSLSFVYENGHLEPIFILAKNKVKKEQEDL from the coding sequence ATGGAATCTCCACAATTAGTCGCACAAATAAAAGAGCGATTAGGGGAAGCGACGTATTCGTTTACTTTTGATGAAAAGCACGATAAATTGCGCCTGGATCATAAAGTTATAGGAAAAGGAATGGATATTTCTTTAGCTGGAATTTTAGCAAAATATGAAACGAAAAAAGAGCAAGCAATTGATGAAATTATTTATACGATAAAACAAACGTTTTTGGCGATGGAACGTGAACAAAAAGAGGGGTTTTCGGGCCTTGCTGCAGTAAATCCAATCATTCGTTCGACTTCATTTCCGTTAAAATCAAATGAAGGACATGCGTTTATTACGACGGATCACACAGCGGAAACCCGTGTTTATTATGCGCTTGATTTAGGTACGACATATCGATTAATTGACGAGTCGATGCTTCCAAAGTTGGCGGTAACGGGGGAGCAAATACGAGAAGCTGCACGTTTTTCTGTAAAGAAATTACCGACCTCATTCAAACGTGATGAAGTTTCGGGCAATGTGTATTATTTTTTAAATCATAATGATGGGTACGATGCGAGTCGCATTTTAAATGAAGGCTTTTTGCAGGAGATGGCGCAGCAAATTGAAGGGGAAATGACGGTCTCTGTTCCACATCAAGACGTGTTAATTATTGGTGATATTCGCAATGAAGTAGGGTATGATGTATTAGCACAGATGACGATGCATTTCTTTACAGTTGGAGCGGTACCTATTACGTCGCTTTCGTTTGTTTATGAAAACGGTCATCTCGAACCAATCTTTATTTTAGCGAAAAACAAAGTGAAAAAGGAGCAAGAAGATTTATGA
- a CDS encoding DNA translocase FtsK → MSWIKNQINKFLYKDTEDEFEDAEYEHFPENKNAQYEGPKVVHDTPQTSRTAFRFPLINDEDVVVTEQPKQSQYEQPKYEQHNNIYNNEDTGEFKLPQYLQKPAPNTVYDVEVSGIRDLLERRRKGRGHSNVIRSQDSIERRAQVTKPEREILLKNPKREEQKINKEFVNPLATRKRFVPTDVPSPVHGFQKPTPIETLLEERQQPNSSELLHNESGSAINEKVENTVAPRPANEEVIVHKENTEAPKVVPIQVEQLTELQTIIEEVAATTVEPTIEKEPIVLEEEVTDIPAEIVSEPVLLENQSTLPTQEEVVEEESLNEVQVKHVTIENSTIHIGQLNVEQPSQTEDVQVANEEHQIPPQLRENTGSRVPFNVVMLKSDKQKLMARQLYGQQNLQGQVTESTKVLEISDEKSNENVQVKAETPLYVEREETSEPIIEQMDEQIEIVAAPLQEAIVLSPESELPLENSEQFEHSNVQMEELVTVETVQIEDASEFIPEQIELAMPEEVVEEQIEEPIKEQSETLVEEITEELVEDQTHEQVSLPVQEIEDVQELSEPIQQAVEVKKSPYVKPPLDFLVPPEEMVEDREWMDDQGERLVEALSYFQIQANIESIVQGPAVTQFEITVGQGTKVSKVRNLADDIKLALAAKDIRIDAPIPGKRSIGIEIPNRISRAVRLSEVTDSDSFCNSDSPLEAALGLDLTGKPVTIDLRKMPHGLIAGATGSGKSVCINSILVSLLYKSNPNDLKLMLIDPKMVELAPFNHIPHLVSPVITDVKAATAALKWAVEEMERRYQLFMHSGARKIEAYNKMCEENGMYAQKLPYLLIVIDELADLMMMSPQDVEDSIVRITQKARAAGIHLIVATQRPSVDVITGLIKSNIPTRIAFSVSSQIDSRTILDAQGAERLLGRGDMLYLGNGMSAPTRIQGTFVTDDEIEEIIEYVRDQGEPEYIFKQEELLKRSEAVEEQDELFEEICRFVFEQGSVSTSLLQRRYKIGYNRAARLIDMLESQGFVSEPKGSKPRDVFITEEDLAVQFGD, encoded by the coding sequence TTGAGTTGGATAAAAAATCAAATAAATAAATTTCTTTATAAGGATACAGAGGATGAATTTGAGGATGCTGAATATGAGCATTTTCCAGAAAATAAAAATGCGCAATATGAAGGACCAAAAGTAGTTCATGATACGCCGCAAACGAGCCGTACTGCATTCCGTTTCCCGTTAATTAATGATGAGGATGTTGTAGTGACAGAGCAGCCAAAGCAATCACAATATGAGCAGCCAAAGTATGAGCAACACAATAATATTTATAATAATGAAGATACCGGGGAATTTAAATTGCCGCAATATTTGCAAAAACCAGCACCTAATACCGTTTATGATGTAGAAGTATCTGGTATCCGTGATTTATTAGAGCGCCGTCGAAAAGGTCGTGGCCACTCCAATGTTATTCGTAGCCAAGATAGTATTGAGCGAAGAGCACAAGTGACAAAACCAGAACGTGAAATTTTACTAAAAAATCCAAAGCGTGAAGAACAAAAAATTAATAAGGAATTCGTAAATCCACTTGCCACTCGCAAACGATTTGTGCCGACAGATGTGCCGTCACCAGTACATGGATTTCAGAAGCCGACACCGATTGAAACATTACTAGAAGAACGACAACAACCTAATTCAAGTGAATTGCTACATAATGAAAGCGGTTCAGCTATAAACGAAAAGGTTGAAAACACGGTTGCCCCACGACCTGCTAATGAAGAAGTTATTGTACATAAGGAAAATACGGAAGCACCTAAAGTAGTACCGATTCAAGTAGAACAGCTTACGGAATTACAAACGATAATTGAAGAGGTAGCAGCGACAACGGTAGAACCAACGATAGAAAAAGAACCGATTGTATTAGAAGAGGAAGTAACCGATATACCGGCAGAAATTGTAAGTGAGCCGGTTTTATTAGAAAATCAAAGTACATTGCCGACTCAAGAAGAGGTAGTAGAGGAAGAATCGTTAAATGAAGTTCAGGTGAAGCATGTAACGATTGAAAATTCGACGATTCATATTGGGCAGTTAAATGTAGAGCAACCTTCACAAACGGAAGACGTACAAGTAGCGAATGAAGAGCATCAAATACCGCCACAATTACGTGAAAATACAGGAAGTCGAGTGCCATTTAATGTTGTCATGTTAAAATCCGACAAGCAAAAATTGATGGCTCGCCAATTGTATGGACAGCAAAATCTACAAGGACAGGTAACAGAAAGTACAAAAGTCCTAGAAATAAGTGACGAAAAATCCAACGAAAATGTACAAGTAAAAGCAGAAACACCGTTGTATGTGGAACGTGAAGAAACAAGTGAACCAATCATTGAACAGATGGATGAGCAAATAGAAATTGTTGCTGCTCCGTTGCAAGAAGCTATTGTACTGTCACCTGAAAGTGAACTGCCGCTAGAAAATAGCGAGCAATTCGAACACAGTAATGTACAGATGGAAGAACTAGTTACCGTAGAAACGGTGCAAATTGAAGACGCAAGTGAGTTCATACCAGAACAAATAGAGCTAGCTATGCCAGAAGAAGTCGTTGAAGAACAGATTGAAGAGCCCATTAAAGAACAAAGTGAAACGTTAGTTGAAGAAATAACGGAAGAACTTGTTGAAGATCAAACTCATGAACAGGTTAGCCTTCCAGTGCAGGAAATTGAGGACGTTCAAGAACTAAGTGAACCGATTCAACAAGCGGTAGAAGTGAAGAAATCCCCTTATGTGAAGCCGCCGTTAGACTTTTTAGTTCCACCAGAGGAAATGGTAGAGGACCGGGAGTGGATGGATGATCAGGGGGAGCGATTAGTCGAGGCGTTATCGTATTTCCAAATTCAAGCAAATATTGAATCGATCGTTCAAGGACCAGCTGTTACCCAATTTGAAATTACGGTCGGGCAAGGGACAAAGGTGAGTAAAGTACGTAATCTTGCAGATGATATTAAACTTGCTTTAGCAGCAAAAGATATTCGAATCGATGCGCCAATTCCAGGGAAGCGCTCGATTGGTATCGAAATTCCGAACCGTATTTCGCGAGCAGTGCGTTTGTCTGAAGTAACGGATTCGGATTCATTCTGCAATTCCGATTCACCTTTGGAAGCAGCGCTAGGCTTAGATTTAACTGGAAAGCCTGTAACGATTGATTTACGTAAAATGCCACATGGATTAATCGCAGGAGCAACAGGTTCTGGTAAATCGGTATGTATTAACTCCATTTTAGTGAGCTTATTGTATAAGTCGAATCCGAATGATTTGAAATTAATGTTAATCGATCCAAAAATGGTGGAATTAGCACCGTTTAATCATATTCCACACTTAGTAAGTCCAGTAATCACAGATGTTAAAGCTGCTACGGCTGCATTGAAATGGGCAGTGGAAGAAATGGAAAGACGTTATCAGTTATTTATGCATAGCGGTGCACGAAAAATTGAAGCATATAATAAAATGTGTGAAGAGAACGGTATGTATGCACAAAAGTTACCGTACTTATTAATTGTGATTGATGAGCTAGCAGACTTAATGATGATGTCCCCACAAGATGTGGAGGATAGTATTGTTCGCATTACACAAAAGGCCCGTGCTGCAGGTATTCATTTGATCGTTGCGACTCAACGTCCTTCTGTTGATGTTATTACTGGATTAATCAAATCGAATATCCCGACACGTATTGCCTTCTCCGTGTCATCGCAAATTGATTCTCGTACCATTTTAGATGCACAAGGCGCGGAACGATTACTTGGGCGTGGGGATATGTTATATTTAGGAAATGGAATGTCTGCCCCAACACGTATTCAAGGCACATTTGTAACAGATGATGAAATAGAAGAAATTATTGAATATGTTCGTGATCAAGGTGAGCCAGAATATATTTTCAAACAAGAAGAGTTGTTAAAACGTTCAGAAGCTGTAGAAGAACAAGATGAGCTGTTTGAAGAAATATGCCGATTTGTTTTTGAACAAGGTTCGGTATCTACATCTTTATTACAACGTCGCTATAAAATCGGCTACAATCGCGCGGCTAGATTGATTGACATGTTAGAAAGTCAAGGATTTGTATCGGAACCAAAAGGGAGTAAGCCAAGAGATGTTTTTATTACTGAAGAGGATTTAGCTGTCCAATTTGGAGACTAA
- the ytpR gene encoding YtpR family tRNA-binding protein: MKVAYNKQYVGDVLLVQIAMEEIVQTQMERIGDLAILKEEATGEVKAFNLFNASKYIALDIVGNVEVTPELVEKLQAAIKANGADLTLDVDFSPKFVVGYVETKEKHPNADKLSVCQVNVGEETLQIVCGAPNVEAGQKVVVAKVGAVMPSGLLIKDGNLRGEDSFGMLCSARELAIPDAPDVKGILVLEDSAEVGSPFEM; the protein is encoded by the coding sequence ATGAAAGTAGCATATAACAAACAATATGTCGGCGATGTTTTATTAGTTCAAATCGCAATGGAAGAAATTGTACAAACACAAATGGAGCGCATTGGCGATTTAGCCATTTTAAAAGAAGAAGCAACAGGTGAAGTGAAAGCATTTAACTTATTTAATGCAAGTAAATATATTGCATTAGATATTGTTGGTAATGTTGAGGTAACACCAGAACTTGTAGAAAAGTTACAAGCTGCAATCAAAGCAAACGGTGCAGATCTTACTTTAGATGTAGATTTTTCACCAAAGTTTGTTGTCGGATATGTAGAAACGAAAGAAAAACATCCAAATGCAGATAAATTAAGTGTATGCCAAGTAAACGTAGGTGAAGAAACATTACAAATCGTTTGTGGCGCACCAAATGTTGAAGCTGGTCAAAAAGTTGTCGTTGCAAAAGTTGGCGCGGTTATGCCATCTGGTTTATTAATTAAAGATGGTAATTTACGCGGCGAAGATTCTTTCGGTATGCTTTGTTCAGCTCGTGAGCTAGCAATACCTGATGCACCAGATGTTAAAGGGATTTTAGTGCTAGAGGACTCAGCAGAAGTAGGCAGTCCGTTCGAAATGTAA
- a CDS encoding M42 family metallopeptidase, with amino-acid sequence MNQDTLAMFKTLTELPGAPGNERAVRQFMREQLTPYADEIIQDKLGGIFGVRKAQDENAPKILVAGHMDEVGFMVTSITDNGMLRFQTLGGWWNQVMLAQRVTVYTKDREIPGVIASIPPHLLTDAERAKPMEIKNMLIDIGADSKEDAHNMGVRAGQSIIPICPFTPMANPKKIMAKAWDNRYGCGLAIELLKELHGEEVKSHIYSGANVMEEVGLRGAAVSANMIQPDLFFALDASPANDTSGDKNQFGQLGNGPLLRIFDRSMVTHRGMREFVLDTAESNNIPYQYFVSPGGTDAGRVHTQNDGIPSAVIGICSRYIHTSASIIHVDDYAAAKELLVKLIKSADRSTIESIKANV; translated from the coding sequence ATGAATCAAGATACACTTGCGATGTTTAAAACATTAACAGAATTACCTGGCGCTCCAGGAAATGAACGAGCAGTTCGTCAGTTTATGCGCGAACAACTAACGCCGTACGCAGATGAGATTATTCAAGACAAGTTAGGTGGGATTTTCGGCGTTCGCAAAGCACAAGATGAAAATGCACCGAAAATTTTAGTTGCGGGTCATATGGATGAAGTTGGATTCATGGTCACTTCGATTACAGATAATGGAATGCTGCGCTTTCAAACATTAGGTGGCTGGTGGAATCAAGTGATGCTTGCACAGCGTGTAACTGTTTATACAAAAGACCGTGAAATTCCAGGAGTTATTGCTTCAATTCCTCCGCATTTATTAACTGATGCAGAGCGTGCCAAGCCAATGGAAATTAAAAATATGTTAATTGATATCGGTGCTGATTCGAAAGAGGATGCGCATAATATGGGCGTACGTGCAGGTCAATCCATTATCCCAATTTGTCCATTTACACCAATGGCCAATCCGAAAAAAATTATGGCAAAAGCTTGGGATAACCGTTATGGCTGTGGTTTAGCGATTGAATTATTAAAAGAATTACATGGCGAAGAAGTGAAGAGTCATATTTATTCAGGGGCAAATGTAATGGAAGAAGTCGGATTACGTGGCGCAGCTGTATCTGCGAATATGATTCAGCCAGATTTATTTTTTGCGCTTGACGCTTCACCAGCAAATGATACGTCTGGTGACAAAAATCAATTTGGTCAATTAGGAAACGGCCCGTTATTACGTATTTTCGATCGTTCAATGGTAACACATCGCGGCATGCGTGAATTTGTATTAGATACAGCGGAATCAAATAATATCCCGTATCAATATTTCGTTTCTCCTGGTGGAACAGATGCTGGTCGTGTACATACACAAAACGACGGAATTCCATCAGCAGTTATTGGAATTTGTTCACGTTATATTCATACATCCGCGTCTATTATTCATGTAGATGACTACGCTGCAGCAAAAGAATTATTAGTGAAGCTTATCAAGTCCGCAGATCGCTCGACAATTGAGTCAATTAAAGCAAACGTATAA
- a CDS encoding diacylglycerol/lipid kinase family protein has translation MQLHFIVNAFAGGGQGKEVWQRFEQQLTIPYEIHWTRYSGHTSEIAKEIAQATMDQENVCLIAVGGDGTIHELVNGAGMYEHIIIGVIAAGSGNDFARGYAVFETPGQIERFIETRDMTVHDYGVAHFNEQTKIFVNNFGIGFDALVGKLTNESQLKKLLNRIKLGKISYAFFVIYALFTFKPFQLKVLHNGHEKRFKDVWFVTVSNQKFFGGGMNLSPTSDTTDGILEVTVVSELSKWKLLFVFMTVYFARHTKLKEVYQFSSNAITLKYDAAILGHADGETQILSHGHNTIEFVVKEKAWKLAK, from the coding sequence TTGCAACTACACTTTATTGTGAATGCATTTGCGGGCGGGGGACAAGGAAAAGAAGTTTGGCAGCGGTTTGAGCAACAATTAACAATACCATATGAAATCCATTGGACACGCTACTCTGGACATACAAGTGAGATTGCGAAAGAAATTGCACAAGCGACAATGGACCAAGAGAACGTATGCTTGATTGCTGTTGGTGGAGATGGAACAATCCATGAATTAGTAAATGGAGCGGGGATGTACGAACACATTATTATTGGTGTCATTGCAGCTGGTTCTGGAAATGACTTTGCACGAGGTTATGCCGTATTTGAAACGCCTGGGCAAATTGAGCGATTTATTGAAACACGAGATATGACGGTCCATGATTACGGTGTAGCACATTTTAACGAGCAAACGAAAATTTTTGTCAATAATTTTGGCATTGGTTTTGATGCACTAGTAGGCAAACTAACGAATGAATCCCAACTGAAAAAACTATTAAATCGGATAAAGCTAGGGAAGATAAGCTACGCATTTTTTGTTATTTATGCTTTATTTACATTTAAGCCTTTCCAATTAAAGGTGCTACATAACGGGCATGAAAAAAGGTTTAAGGATGTTTGGTTTGTAACTGTAAGCAATCAAAAGTTTTTCGGTGGGGGAATGAATTTATCCCCAACATCTGATACGACTGATGGCATACTTGAGGTAACAGTTGTATCAGAGTTGTCAAAGTGGAAGTTATTGTTTGTTTTCATGACGGTTTACTTTGCAAGGCATACGAAATTAAAGGAAGTTTACCAATTTAGTAGCAATGCCATCACTTTAAAATACGATGCGGCAATTTTAGGACATGCAGACGGAGAAACCCAAATTTTATCGCACGGACATAATACGATTGAGTTTGTCGTAAAAGAAAAAGCATGGAAGTTAGCAAAATAA
- the dat gene encoding D-amino-acid transaminase, protein MGYSLWNDQIVKDEEVVVDKEDRGYQFGDGVYEVVKVYNGELFTAEEHIDRFYVSAEKIRMTIPYTKDKLHQLIHELVEKNNIETGHVYFQITRGAGPRNHIFPGDEVKPVLTGNAKENPRPVANFENGVKATFVEDIRWLRCDIKSLNLLGAVLAKQEATEKGCYEAILHRGETVTEGSSSNIYGIKDGVLYTHPANNFILNGITRQVIIKCAAEIGLTVKEEAMTKTQLLAMDEVIVSSTTSEVTPMIEVDGTVIGTGKPGDWTRKLQAQFDTKIPTGIRS, encoded by the coding sequence ATGGGTTATAGCTTATGGAATGATCAAATCGTAAAAGATGAAGAAGTAGTAGTTGATAAGGAAGACCGCGGTTATCAATTTGGTGATGGGGTTTACGAAGTAGTAAAAGTATACAATGGTGAATTATTTACAGCGGAAGAGCATATCGATCGTTTTTATGTGAGTGCTGAAAAAATCCGCATGACAATACCGTATACAAAAGACAAATTACATCAATTAATCCACGAGTTAGTTGAGAAAAATAATATTGAAACAGGACATGTATATTTCCAAATTACGCGTGGTGCAGGCCCTCGTAATCATATTTTCCCTGGTGATGAAGTGAAGCCAGTATTAACAGGGAATGCAAAGGAAAACCCACGTCCAGTTGCGAACTTTGAAAACGGTGTGAAAGCAACATTTGTGGAAGATATTCGTTGGTTACGTTGCGATATAAAGTCATTAAATTTACTTGGCGCGGTACTTGCAAAACAAGAAGCAACTGAAAAAGGTTGCTATGAAGCGATTTTACATCGTGGAGAAACGGTAACAGAAGGTTCTTCTTCTAATATTTATGGAATTAAAGATGGCGTATTATACACACACCCAGCAAATAATTTCATCTTGAACGGGATTACACGCCAAGTCATTATTAAATGTGCGGCTGAAATTGGCTTAACGGTAAAGGAAGAAGCAATGACGAAAACTCAGCTTCTTGCAATGGATGAAGTCATTGTTTCGTCAACAACTTCAGAAGTAACACCAATGATCGAAGTGGATGGTACAGTGATTGGTACTGGGAAACCAGGTGACTGGACACGTAAACTACAAGCGCAATTTGATACGAAAATCCCAACAGGTATTCGTTCATAA
- a CDS encoding YtnP family quorum-quenching lactonase → MDSYVFHNMTLTWLNGGVTALDGGAMFGVVPKALWSRKYPVNELNQIELACEPILIQYEGKNYLIDTGVGAGKLTEKQLRNFGVSEESTIEQSLAQLDIKPEQIDVILMTHLHFDHAGGLTKWIGDTLVPIFPNAVIYTTQTEWDEMQNPNIRSKNTYWKENWEPVQHLVKTFEGELEVAPGLKMIHTGGHSDGHAIIRIEQNGEVLLHMADIMPTHAHQNPLWVLAYDDYPMTSVFAKEKLLKEALENGYRFIFYHDAYFRMIQWDASGKNIVDSLKRTNEAMIQFK, encoded by the coding sequence ATGGATTCTTACGTATTTCATAACATGACATTAACTTGGTTAAATGGTGGTGTTACAGCACTTGATGGCGGGGCGATGTTTGGGGTAGTGCCTAAAGCGCTATGGTCGCGCAAATATCCAGTAAATGAATTGAATCAAATTGAATTAGCTTGTGAACCGATTTTAATTCAATATGAAGGCAAAAATTATTTAATTGATACAGGTGTGGGTGCTGGCAAGTTAACCGAAAAGCAATTGCGTAACTTCGGTGTTTCAGAGGAATCAACTATCGAACAAAGCTTGGCTCAACTCGACATAAAGCCAGAGCAAATTGATGTGATTTTAATGACACACTTACATTTCGATCATGCAGGTGGTTTAACGAAATGGATAGGCGATACGTTAGTACCGATATTTCCAAATGCGGTAATCTACACAACGCAAACGGAATGGGATGAAATGCAGAATCCAAATATCCGTTCGAAAAACACGTATTGGAAAGAAAATTGGGAGCCTGTGCAACATTTAGTGAAAACATTTGAAGGGGAGCTAGAAGTAGCCCCTGGTTTAAAAATGATTCATACAGGTGGGCATAGTGATGGACATGCCATTATCCGCATCGAGCAAAATGGCGAGGTCTTATTGCATATGGCCGACATTATGCCGACGCATGCACATCAAAATCCTTTATGGGTGCTTGCTTATGATGATTATCCGATGACGAGTGTATTTGCAAAGGAAAAGTTATTAAAAGAAGCGCTAGAAAATGGCTATCGTTTTATTTTTTATCACGATGCATATTTCCGCATGATTCAGTGGGATGCGAGCGGGAAAAATATTGTGGATAGCTTGAAGCGAACAAACGAGGCAATGATTCAATTTAAATAA
- a CDS encoding NERD domain-containing protein: MAQLVKIQDYISRYETDLTRYPTQFIRLKQSQWDRVKYQWQSGEVIERWEQDLVDEVEEPKKASIFQKIFSFNKAKEDEGNSEEVDVADELLVDGDAIPEESTTLLFEPNIVYAPNTIEELKKMFIDQFFHFQMKWASSTLREKSYVDPKYMRDTLLRAMLQTLPDTYLMFYFPILRVKKAPIELDIMIMTPTECICVTLLEQEDQAVYIGTSERFWDKKVGKVDKKVLSPLIQLNRMEKVVEQLFVENGIDFPIRKVLLTRNGYIDYPGKMYGIHLVDKRNFPDWMQSLQKSVSPMKHMQIRAAQTILQTVQTTSFNRDIWNTDKEAE, encoded by the coding sequence ATGGCTCAGTTAGTAAAAATTCAAGATTATATTTCGCGCTATGAAACGGACTTGACACGTTATCCTACTCAATTTATTCGCTTAAAGCAAAGCCAATGGGATCGCGTCAAATACCAATGGCAATCAGGTGAAGTAATTGAGCGTTGGGAACAAGACTTGGTAGATGAAGTAGAAGAACCAAAAAAGGCTTCTATTTTTCAAAAGATTTTTTCATTTAATAAGGCAAAAGAGGACGAAGGAAATAGTGAAGAGGTAGATGTTGCCGACGAATTACTAGTGGACGGGGATGCGATTCCCGAGGAAAGTACGACATTACTGTTTGAACCGAATATTGTCTATGCACCGAATACAATAGAAGAGTTAAAGAAAATGTTTATCGACCAATTTTTCCACTTTCAAATGAAGTGGGCAAGTTCGACGTTACGTGAAAAATCTTATGTAGATCCAAAATATATGCGTGATACATTGTTGCGTGCGATGCTACAAACATTGCCAGACACGTATTTAATGTTTTACTTTCCGATTTTACGCGTCAAAAAAGCACCGATTGAATTAGATATTATGATTATGACACCAACGGAATGCATATGTGTGACATTGTTAGAACAAGAGGATCAAGCTGTATATATCGGAACAAGTGAACGATTTTGGGATAAAAAGGTGGGGAAAGTGGATAAAAAAGTGCTAAGTCCGCTTATTCAATTAAATCGCATGGAAAAAGTAGTCGAGCAATTGTTTGTGGAAAACGGTATTGATTTCCCAATTAGAAAAGTATTATTAACGCGAAATGGTTATATTGATTATCCAGGTAAAATGTATGGTATTCACCTTGTTGATAAACGAAACTTCCCTGACTGGATGCAAAGTTTACAAAAATCAGTGTCCCCAATGAAGCATATGCAAATTCGTGCAGCTCAAACTATTTTACAGACGGTCCAAACGACATCTTTCAACCGAGATATTTGGAACACGGATAAGGAAGCGGAGTAA